The following coding sequences lie in one Lolium perenne isolate Kyuss_39 chromosome 2, Kyuss_2.0, whole genome shotgun sequence genomic window:
- the LOC127336531 gene encoding FCS-Like Zinc finger 17-like, which translates to MAASVACSFFFDAEPLGEPGMPAQDACALCAKQLARDSDVFMYRGDTPFCSQDCRDYQMRLDARQAAKAAARRQFSSATASARGHREESREVPVAS; encoded by the coding sequence ATGGCGGCGTCCGTAGCCTGCTCCTTCTTCTTCGACGCCGAGCCGCTCGGCGAGCCCGGCATGCCCGCGCAGGACGCGTGCGCGCTGTGCGCCAAGCAGCTCGCCCGCGACAGCGACGTCTTCATGTACAGAGGGGACACGCCCTTCTGCAGCCAGGACTGCCGCGACTACCAGATGCGCCTCGACGCCAGGCAGGCGGCCAAGGCGGCTGCCCGGAGGCAGTTCTCGTCGGCGACGGCGTCTGCGCGAGGGCACCGGGAGGAGTCCAGGGAGGTGCCCGTCGCCAGCTAA